A window of the Mus pahari chromosome 1, PAHARI_EIJ_v1.1, whole genome shotgun sequence genome harbors these coding sequences:
- the Smpd1 gene encoding sphingomyelin phosphodiesterase, producing MPHHRASSGQDHLRAGWEKRLERSLPAPRVGLLWMGLGLALVLALFDSTVLWVPARAYPLPSEGHSVKFSAIVPPLQNAFGWQNLTCPACKVLFTALNYGLKKEPNVARVGSVAVKICEKLNIAPLNVCQSAVHLFEDDVVEVWTRSVLSPSEACGLLLGSSCGHWDIFSTWNISLPSVPKPPPKPPSPPAPGAPVSRVLFLTDLHWDHDYLEGTDPYCADPLCCRRGSGWPPNSQKGAGFWGEYSKCDLPLRTLESLLKGLGPAGPFEMVYWTGDIPAHDVWQQSRQDQLRALTTITDLVRKFLGPVPVYPAVGNHESTPVNGFPPPFIKGNQSSQWLYEAMAKAWEPWLPADALHTLRIGGFYALTPRPGLRLISLNMNFCSRENFWLLINSTDPAGQLQWLVEELQAAENRGDKVHIIGHIPPGHCLKSWSWNYYKIIARYENILAGQFFGHTHVDEFEIFYDEETLSRPLAVAFLGPSATTFINLNPGYRVYQIDGNYPGSSHVVLDHETYILNLTQANAPGGTPSWKRLYRARETYGLPDAMPASWHNLVYRMRDDEQLFQTFWFLYHKGHPPSEPCGTPCRLATLCAQLSARADSPALCRHLMPNGSLPDAHSLWSRPLLC from the exons ATGCCCCACCACAGAGCGTCATCCGGCCAGGACCATCTCAGAGCCGGCTGGGAGAAGAGACTGGAGAGGTCCTTACCGGCACCCAGAGTGGGACTCCTTTGGATGGGGCTGGGCTTGGCGCTGGTTCTAGCTCTGTTTGACTCCACGGTTCTTTGGGTTCCTGCCAGAGCTTATCCTCTTCCTTCTGAAGGCCATTCTGTCAAATTCAGTGCCATAGTGCCGCCGCTCCAGAATGCCTTTGGGTGGCAGAACCTCACTTGCCCCGCCTGCAAAGTCTTATTCACTGCTCTCAACTATGGACTGAAG AAGGAGCCCAATGTGGCACGGGTAGGCTCTGTGGCCGTCAAGATATGTGAGAAGCTGAACATAGCACCACTAAATGTATGCCAGTCAGCCGTCCATCTCTTTGAGGACGATGTGGTGGAGGTGTGGACACGTTCAGTTCTGAGCCCATCAGAGGCGTGTGGCTTGCTTCTGGGCTCCTCTTGTGGGCACTGGGACATCTTTTCGACTTGGAACATCTCTTTACCATCAGTGCCGAAGCCACCCCCAAAGCCACCGAGCCCACCAGCCCCAGGTGCCCCTGTCAGCCGTGTCCTCTTCCTAACTGATCTACACTGGGACCATGACTACCTGGAGGGCACAGACCCTTACTGTGCAGATCCACTCTGTTGCCGCCGGGGGTCCGGATGGCCACCCAACTCCCAGAAGGGGGCTGGGTTCTGGGGCGAGTACAGCAAGTGTGACCTGCCCCTGCGAACGCTAGAAAGCCTGTTGAAAGGACTGGGCCCTGCCGGCCCTTTTGAAATGGTGTACTGGACGGGAGACATCCCTGCCCACGATGTCTGGCAACAGTCTCGCCAAGATCAGCTGAGGGCCCTGACCACCATCACAGACCTCGTGAGGAAGTTCTTGGGCCCCGTGCCGGTGTACCCTGCTGTGGGCAACCATGAGAGCACTCCTGTCAACGGCTTCCCTCCCCCCTTCATAAAGGGGAACCAATCTTCACAATGGCTCTATGAAGCCATGGCCAAGGCATGGGAACCCTGGTTACCAGCTGACGCCCTTCACACCCTCAG AATTGGGGGCTTCTATGCCCTCACCCCACGCCCTGGCCTCCGCCTCATCTCTCTCAATATGAATTTTTGCTCTCGTGAGAACTTTTGGCTCTTGATCAACTCCACAGATCCTGCTGGACAACTCCAGTGGCTGGTGGAGGAGCTTCAGGCAGCGGAGAATCGAGGAGACAAA GTGCATATAATTGGCCACATTCCTCCAGGACATTGTCTTAAGAGCTGGAGCTGGAATTATTACAAAATTATAGCCAG GTATGAAAACATTCTGGCTGGTCAGTTCTTTGGCCACACTCACGTGGATGAGTTTGAGATCTTCTATGATGAGGAAACTCTGAGCCGGCCACTAGCTGTAGCCTTCCTGGGGCCTAGCGCTACAACCTTTATCAACCTTAACCCTG GCTACCGAGTTTACCAAATAGATGGAAACTACCCCGGAAGCTCTCATGTTGTCCTGGACCACGAGACCTACATCCTGAATCTGACCCAGGCCAACGCACCAGGAGGCACACCAAGCTGGAAGCGCCTCTACAGGGCTCGAGAGACCTATGGACTTCCAGATGCGATGCCTGCCTCCTGGCACAACCTGGTCTATCGCATGAGGGATGATGAGCAACTCTTCCAGACCTTCTGGTTTCTCTACCATAAGGGCCACCCACCTTCAGAGCCCTGCGGCACACCCTGCCGCCTGGCCACTCTGTGTGCCCAGCTCTCAGCCCGCGCAGACAGCCCTGCTCTGTGTCGCCACTTGATGCCCAATGGGAGCCTCCCAGATGCTCATAGCTTGTGGTCACGCCCCCTGTTGTGCTAG
- the Apbb1 gene encoding amyloid-beta A4 precursor protein-binding family B member 1 has translation MSVPSSLSQSAINANSHGGPALSFPLPLHAAHNQLLNAKLQATAVVPKDLRSAMGEGSVPEPGPANAKWLKEGQNQLRRAATAHRDQNRNVTLTLAEEASQEAETAPLGPKGLMHLYSELELSAHNAANRGLHGSALIINTQEQGPDEGEEKAAGEAEEDDEEEEEEDEEEDLSSPPGLPEPLENVEVPSGSQALTDGPREHSKSASLLFGMRNSAASDEDSSWATLSQGSPSYGSPEDTDSFWNPNAFETDSDLPAGWMRVQDTSGTYYWHIPTGTTQWEPPGQASPSQGSSPQEESQLTWTGFAHQEGFEEGEFWKDEPSEEAPMELGLKDPEEGMEFPAPKNELVQKFQVYYLGNVPVAKPVGVDVINGALESVLSSSSREQWTPSHVSVAPATLTILHQQTEAVLGECRVRFLSFLAVGRDVHTFAFIMAAGPASFCCHMFWCEPNAASLSEAVQAACMLRYQKCLDARSQTSTSCLPAPPAESVARRVGWTVRRGVQSLWGSLKPKRLGSQTP, from the exons ATGTCTGTTCCATCATCCCTGAGCCAGTCGGCCATTAACGCTAACAGCCACGGAGGCCCTGCACTCAGCTTTCCCTTACCCCTGCACGCTGCCCATAACCAGCTGCTCAACGCCAAGCTGCAAGCCACAGCTGTGGTACCCAAGGACCTGCGAAGTGCTATGGGTGAGGGTAGTGTGCCTGAACCAGGCCCTGCCAATGCCAAGTGGTTAAAGGAAGGCCAGAACCAGCTTCGGAGGGCTGCCACAGCCCACCGAGACCAGAACCGAAATGTGACCTTGACCTTGGCGGAGGAGGCcagccaggaggctgagacagcacCTTTGGGTCCCAAAGGCTTAATGCATCTATACTCTGAGCTGGAGCTCTCGGCCCACAATGCAGCCAACCGAGGGCTTCATGGATCCGCCTTGATCATCAACACCCAGGAACAGGGACCagatgaaggagaggagaaggcagcaggagaggctgaggaggatgatgaagaagaagaggaagaggatgaggaggaggactTGTCTTCTCCTCCAGGGCTACCTGAGCCTCTGGAGAATGTGGAAGTCCCCTCTGGGTCCCAGGCCCTCACAGACGGCCCCCGGGAACATAGCAAGAGTGCTAGTCTCCTATTTGGCATGCGAAACAGTGCAGCCAGTGATGAGGACTCAAGCTGGGCCACCTTATCACAGGGCAGCCCCTCCTATGGCTCCCCGGAGGACACAG ATTCCTTCTGGAACCCCAACGCTTTCGAGACGGATTCCGATCTACCGGCTGGATGGATGAGGGTACAGGACACCTCAGGGACCTACTACTGGCACATCCCAACGGGGACCACCCAGTGGGAACCCCCAGGCCAGGCCTCCCCCTCACAGGGGAGCAGTCCCCAAGAAGAGTCCCAG CTCACCTGGACTGGCTTTGCTCACCAAGAAGGCTTTGAGGAAGGAGAGTTTTGGAAGGATGAACCCAGTGAGGAGGCCCCAATGGAGTTGGGACTGAAAGACCCTGAGGAGGGGA TGgaattcccagcaccaaagaaTGAGCTGGTGCAGAAGTTCCAAGTCTATTACCTGGGGAACGTGCCAGTTGCTAAACCTGTTG GGGTAGATGTGATCAATGGGGCCCTGGAGTCAGTCCTGTCTTCCAGTAGCCGTGAGCAGTGGACTCCAAGTCATGTCAGCGTGGCCCCTGCCACCCTCACCATCTTGCACCAGCAG ACAGAAGCGGTGCTGGGGGAGTGTCGGGTGcggtttctctccttcctggctgtGGGCAGAGATGTGCACACATTCGCATTCATCATGGCTGCCGGCCCAGCCTCCTTCTGCTGTCACATGTTTTGGTGTGAGCCCAATGCTGCCAGCCTCTCAGAGGCCGTGCAGGCTGCTTGCATG CTCCGCTACCAGAAGTGTCTGGATGCTCGCTCCCAGACCtccacctcctgcctcccagcaCCCCCTGCGGAGTCGGTTGCGAGACGTGTAGGGTGGACTGTCCGCAGGGGTGTTCAGTCGCTGTGGGGTTCCCTCAAGCCCAAACGTCTAGGATCCCAGACCCCATGA